In the Posidoniimonas corsicana genome, one interval contains:
- a CDS encoding class I SAM-dependent methyltransferase, with protein sequence MNEQELGKLMGQMLGDIGGAFSIPLVRIGVQLGLYEHLARSGPSTPAELASAKGLAERYVREWLCSQAAANYVTYDAESGAFSMSEEQAAVLADPESPHYLAPSFDSAAAALDNHPLVQQAFATGGGVDWGEQSECLACAVAKFFRPGYKHNLVQHWLPALDGVVDRLEAGVEVADVGCGHGISTMIMAEAFPNSRFVGVDFHGPSIDAARQHAADAGLPNLRFETSMAASVSGRFGLITMFDCLHDMGDPVGAMRSLRASLAEDGACMIVEPMAGDAVQDNLNPVGRLFYAASTMVCVPTSLAQEVGAALGAQAGEAELRRVVVDEAGFSSLRRAAETPFNLILETRP encoded by the coding sequence ATGAACGAGCAAGAGCTTGGCAAACTGATGGGGCAGATGCTGGGCGACATCGGCGGGGCATTCAGCATCCCGCTGGTGAGGATTGGCGTGCAGCTCGGCCTGTACGAGCACCTCGCCCGCAGCGGCCCCTCCACGCCTGCGGAGTTGGCGTCGGCCAAAGGCCTGGCGGAGCGCTACGTGCGGGAGTGGCTCTGCTCGCAGGCGGCCGCCAACTACGTCACGTACGACGCGGAAAGTGGCGCGTTCTCGATGAGCGAAGAGCAGGCCGCGGTGCTCGCCGACCCCGAGAGCCCGCACTACCTGGCGCCGTCGTTCGACTCGGCTGCGGCGGCGCTCGACAACCACCCGCTGGTTCAGCAGGCGTTCGCCACCGGCGGCGGCGTCGACTGGGGCGAGCAGTCCGAGTGCCTGGCCTGCGCGGTGGCCAAGTTCTTCCGCCCCGGCTACAAGCACAACCTGGTGCAGCACTGGCTCCCCGCGCTGGACGGCGTTGTCGATCGGCTGGAGGCCGGCGTCGAGGTGGCGGACGTCGGCTGCGGCCACGGCATCTCGACGATGATCATGGCCGAGGCGTTCCCCAACTCGCGGTTTGTGGGGGTCGACTTCCACGGGCCGTCGATCGACGCGGCCCGCCAGCACGCGGCCGACGCAGGGCTGCCCAATCTGAGGTTCGAAACGTCCATGGCGGCAAGCGTCAGCGGCCGGTTCGGCCTTATCACGATGTTCGACTGCCTGCACGACATGGGCGACCCGGTTGGCGCGATGAGAAGCCTGCGGGCCTCCCTGGCCGAGGACGGCGCCTGCATGATCGTGGAGCCGATGGCGGGCGACGCGGTCCAGGACAACTTGAACCCGGTCGGGCGGCTGTTCTACGCGGCGTCGACAATGGTCTGCGTGCCGACCTCGCTGGCCCAGGAGGTGGGGGCCGCGCTCGGGGCCCAGGCGGGCGAGGCAGAGCTGCGCCGGGTGGTGGTGGACGAGGCCGGCTTCTCGTCGCTCCGCCGGGCCGCCGAGACGCCCTTCAACCTGATCCTGGAAACCCGTCCCTAA
- a CDS encoding VOC family protein: MRVEHFAFNVADPPSVAAWYCEHLGFTIKRRLEKAQTHFLLDSAGQSMVEIYDNPPGESPDYASMNPLQLHLAFVSADPNADAARLCEAGATEVDDLQLPDGSHLKMLKDPWGFSLQLCKRGEPML; this comes from the coding sequence ATGAGAGTCGAACACTTCGCCTTTAACGTTGCCGATCCGCCGTCGGTGGCCGCCTGGTACTGCGAGCACCTGGGATTCACGATCAAACGCCGGCTTGAGAAAGCGCAGACCCACTTCCTGCTGGACAGCGCCGGTCAGTCGATGGTTGAAATCTATGACAACCCGCCAGGCGAGTCGCCGGACTACGCGTCCATGAACCCGCTGCAGCTGCACCTGGCGTTTGTTTCTGCCGACCCCAACGCCGACGCCGCCCGGCTGTGCGAGGCCGGCGCGACCGAGGTCGACGACCTCCAGCTCCCCGACGGGTCGCACCTGAAGATGCTCAAGGACCCGTGGGGATTCTCGCTGCAGCTCTGCAAGCGCGGGGAGCCGATGCTGTAA
- a CDS encoding outer membrane protein assembly factor BamB family protein has product MTLRRSSLAAALVLLMTAVSSADNWPHWRGEGGNGVSTTASPPTEWSDTKNVKWKKEIPGRGSGSPIIWEDRVYVVTSVPAQSGGGALDFVLMCLDRESGDVVWQRTAATGTPHEGTHSTNNYASASPTTDGEHLYAHFGSQGLFCFTMDGHPVWDRDFGDMRTRNEFGEGSSPTLAGDKIIVPWDHEGPSRLYALNKLTGEIIWEVERDEPTNWATPLVVEHDGRQQVVMNGQNYARSYDLETGEELWRCDGQTQRPAASAVAMGDTVFVTSGFRGSFLGAFELDGRGDIEGTPDVLWTKQRDTPDVASPLLSNGRLYYYKAKTGILTCLDAATGEPHYASQRTRLRTTYASPVAAGGFVYLSDRDGTTIVIKDADQFEVVATNNIGETIDATPAPVDNQLFLRGERHLFCIEE; this is encoded by the coding sequence ATGACTCTTCGCCGCTCCTCGCTTGCAGCCGCTCTCGTCCTGCTGATGACGGCGGTGTCGTCCGCCGACAACTGGCCCCACTGGCGCGGCGAAGGGGGCAACGGGGTCTCGACCACCGCCAGCCCGCCTACCGAGTGGTCGGACACCAAGAACGTGAAGTGGAAGAAGGAGATCCCCGGACGCGGCTCCGGATCGCCCATCATCTGGGAAGACCGCGTGTACGTGGTGACCAGCGTCCCGGCTCAGAGCGGCGGCGGGGCGTTGGACTTTGTCTTGATGTGCCTGGATCGTGAGTCGGGCGACGTGGTCTGGCAACGGACCGCCGCCACGGGCACTCCGCACGAGGGCACGCACAGCACTAATAACTACGCGTCGGCCTCCCCCACGACCGATGGCGAGCACCTGTACGCCCACTTCGGGTCGCAGGGCCTGTTCTGCTTTACGATGGATGGTCATCCGGTGTGGGACCGCGACTTCGGCGACATGCGCACCCGCAACGAGTTCGGCGAGGGCAGCTCGCCCACCCTCGCCGGCGATAAGATCATCGTGCCGTGGGACCACGAGGGGCCCTCGCGGCTGTACGCGCTCAACAAGCTGACCGGAGAGATCATCTGGGAGGTAGAGCGGGACGAGCCCACCAACTGGGCCACGCCACTAGTGGTCGAGCACGACGGCCGCCAACAGGTGGTCATGAACGGCCAGAACTACGCCCGCTCCTACGACCTCGAGACCGGCGAGGAGCTGTGGCGGTGCGACGGCCAGACGCAGCGGCCGGCGGCGTCGGCCGTCGCGATGGGCGACACCGTGTTCGTGACCAGCGGTTTCCGGGGCTCGTTCCTGGGCGCGTTCGAGCTGGACGGCCGGGGGGACATCGAGGGCACGCCCGACGTGCTGTGGACCAAGCAGCGCGACACGCCCGACGTCGCCTCGCCGCTGCTGTCAAACGGCCGGCTCTACTACTACAAGGCCAAGACCGGCATCCTCACCTGCCTGGACGCGGCCACCGGAGAGCCCCACTACGCGTCGCAGCGCACCCGGCTGCGTACGACCTATGCCTCGCCGGTCGCGGCGGGTGGGTTTGTCTACCTCTCCGACCGCGACGGCACGACCATCGTCATCAAGGACGCCGACCAGTTCGAAGTGGTCGCCACCAACAACATCGGCGAGACCATCGACGCCACCCCGGCCCCCGTGGACAACCAGCTCTTCCTCCGCGGGGAGCGTCACCTGTTCTGCATCGAGGAATAG
- a CDS encoding PQQ-binding-like beta-propeller repeat protein, translating to MKRLAVVILLSLATLTPEGLFAQDWPQWRGANRDARATGFEAPAEWPAELTKRWDVPVGDGVATPSLVGDKLYVYAREGGDEILRCLNAENGEELWQDAHPAEGVGGPASGFAGPRCSPVIADGKVVIMGVEGVMSCLDAASGELLWRNTEYKDQVPRFATSSSPLVTHGLCIAQVGSSDDGGIIALDLSTGEEKWDWDGDGPSYASTVLMQVDGEEVLIAPTSRNMVALDVASGELLREIPYEQGRYNAATPVTAEQLVIYAGPTRGTTAEKITKANGELTAEPVWKNTDNSLQFNSPVLRDGMLYGLSNLGSLFCVNAQSGDTAWTAPLAKPTAESAEQAEEREQPEEGDRRRRRGRRGRRGGGGGYGSVVDAGSVMFALSPAMELVVFKPTAEAYEELARYKVSDSATYAYPVVAGKRVYIKDADSVILWAIE from the coding sequence ATGAAACGCCTGGCCGTTGTTATTCTGCTATCGCTCGCCACGCTCACGCCCGAGGGGCTGTTCGCCCAGGACTGGCCGCAGTGGCGGGGCGCCAACCGCGACGCCCGGGCGACTGGATTCGAGGCGCCCGCCGAGTGGCCGGCCGAACTGACCAAGCGATGGGACGTCCCCGTGGGTGATGGCGTTGCGACCCCCTCGCTGGTGGGTGATAAGCTCTACGTGTACGCCCGCGAAGGGGGCGACGAGATCCTCCGCTGCCTGAACGCCGAGAACGGCGAAGAGCTGTGGCAGGACGCCCACCCGGCCGAGGGCGTGGGCGGGCCCGCGTCGGGCTTCGCCGGCCCGCGGTGCTCGCCGGTCATCGCCGACGGCAAGGTGGTGATCATGGGCGTCGAGGGGGTGATGAGCTGCCTGGACGCCGCGTCGGGCGAGCTGCTGTGGCGCAACACGGAGTACAAGGACCAGGTACCCCGCTTCGCTACTTCCAGCTCGCCGCTGGTGACCCATGGGTTGTGTATTGCCCAGGTGGGCAGCAGCGACGACGGCGGCATCATCGCGCTCGACCTGTCCACCGGCGAAGAGAAGTGGGACTGGGACGGCGACGGCCCGTCCTACGCGTCGACCGTGCTGATGCAGGTGGACGGCGAAGAGGTACTGATCGCGCCCACCAGCCGCAACATGGTGGCGCTCGACGTGGCCAGCGGCGAGCTCCTCCGCGAGATCCCCTACGAGCAGGGCCGCTACAACGCCGCCACCCCGGTCACCGCCGAGCAGTTGGTGATCTACGCCGGGCCGACCCGCGGCACCACGGCCGAGAAGATCACCAAGGCCAACGGCGAGCTCACCGCCGAGCCGGTCTGGAAGAACACGGACAACTCGCTGCAGTTCAACTCGCCCGTGCTCCGCGACGGCATGCTGTACGGGCTCTCGAACCTCGGCAGTCTGTTCTGCGTCAACGCCCAGTCGGGCGACACCGCCTGGACGGCGCCGCTCGCCAAGCCGACCGCCGAATCGGCCGAGCAGGCCGAGGAGCGCGAGCAGCCCGAAGAAGGCGACCGCCGCCGGCGGCGTGGGCGGAGGGGCCGCCGCGGCGGCGGGGGCGGTTACGGCTCCGTTGTGGACGCCGGCAGCGTGATGTTCGCGCTCAGCCCGGCCATGGAGCTGGTGGTGTTCAAGCCCACGGCCGAAGCGTACGAGGAGCTCGCCCGCTACAAAGTCTCCGACAGCGCCACGTACGCCTACCCGGTCGTCGCGGGCAAGCGGGTGTACATCAAGGACGCGGACTCGGTGATCTTGTGGGCGATCGAGTAG
- a CDS encoding toxin-antitoxin system YwqK family antitoxin, with amino-acid sequence MKTLRMVYSDAVARTAAGLCSLALTTGAAAEFSVLTAEPSGPSAPAIEGGFDAIPITNELSKPGRIEVVRERRADGTVYIERETTLDHEENFVNHGSWRMFDRTGKVTAEGRYDMGKRVGPWQRWHDASTTQTVKGYPFNRFKAPFVSQATFTNGEMDGPWIIMDAESRKVMQISIEDGKRHDVAITWAPNGQVLRQETFKHGVPVGDVLELKNGAEELQRTATYLDGRQLVEKKANHQRSNNKKFVETYLAPKTVLKTRDDFWSLTFAEYEHEGEQMLHGMSRHWHPNGQLEREGEFDMGAKTGRFTHWHANGQKRVQGEYADGKQQGLWVWWHPNGQKSAIGRYDDGELVGRWRWWGEDGVLANQQNYGEEQVPVASRPELIFEF; translated from the coding sequence ATGAAGACCCTTCGCATGGTGTATTCTGACGCCGTCGCCCGCACGGCGGCGGGCCTCTGCTCGCTCGCCCTCACGACCGGCGCCGCAGCGGAGTTCTCGGTGCTCACCGCCGAGCCGTCCGGCCCGTCCGCGCCGGCGATCGAGGGCGGGTTCGACGCCATCCCGATCACCAACGAGCTGAGCAAGCCCGGCCGCATCGAGGTGGTCCGCGAGCGGCGCGCGGACGGCACCGTCTACATCGAGCGCGAGACGACCCTCGACCACGAAGAGAACTTCGTCAACCACGGCTCGTGGCGGATGTTCGACCGCACCGGCAAGGTGACCGCCGAGGGGCGGTACGACATGGGCAAGCGGGTCGGCCCGTGGCAGCGGTGGCACGACGCCAGCACCACCCAGACCGTGAAGGGCTACCCCTTCAACCGCTTCAAGGCGCCGTTCGTGTCGCAGGCCACGTTCACCAACGGCGAGATGGACGGCCCCTGGATCATCATGGACGCCGAGAGCCGGAAGGTGATGCAGATCTCGATCGAGGATGGCAAACGCCACGACGTTGCCATCACGTGGGCGCCCAACGGGCAGGTGCTCCGGCAAGAGACCTTCAAGCACGGCGTGCCCGTGGGCGACGTGCTGGAGCTGAAGAACGGCGCCGAAGAGCTGCAGCGGACGGCCACCTACCTGGACGGGCGGCAGCTGGTTGAGAAGAAGGCCAACCACCAGCGTTCCAACAACAAAAAGTTCGTCGAGACCTACCTGGCTCCCAAGACCGTGCTCAAGACCCGCGACGACTTCTGGTCGCTCACCTTCGCCGAGTACGAGCACGAGGGCGAGCAGATGCTGCACGGCATGTCGCGGCACTGGCATCCGAACGGCCAGCTGGAGCGTGAGGGTGAGTTCGACATGGGCGCCAAGACCGGGCGCTTCACGCACTGGCACGCCAACGGCCAGAAGCGGGTGCAGGGCGAGTACGCCGACGGCAAGCAGCAGGGCCTGTGGGTCTGGTGGCACCCCAACGGCCAGAAGTCCGCGATCGGCCGCTACGACGACGGCGAGCTCGTCGGCCGGTGGCGCTGGTGGGGCGAGGACGGGGTGCTGGCCAACCAGCAGAACTACGGCGAGGAGCAGGTGCCCGTGGCTAGCCGCCCGGAGCTGATCTTCGAGTTCTAG
- a CDS encoding dockerin type I domain-containing protein, whose translation MTRPLTTVSLSAALLLGALAAPLTAANQTATTTPVIVGGAPYQVDLRQYDAERSFPRPSLHSFVAGEHSGQWVVIGGLTNGMHGFDIDNDTIPERKQNAEVWVIDPVAKTSWSRSLVPGEANSGLTDQQLLTLYTANAQFEQVGDRLYITGGFGDDSLVDPSSRDTFDYLTAVDLPGIVDWAKGGTGQAADHIRQTQDDLFKVTGGDMLEIDGQMHLVFGQDFNQPYNGNAVNGEYTKQVRTFTIQDDGTNLGFTAGQSSTPESYFRRRDLNVFPTVRQGEGQLEEGITVLSGVFTSSRGAWTVPVEIDASGVPAQIDYGNNPLNSDGSLDADPRVFKQAMNNYHSAKLGMFSEASGAMHEVLMGGITLQEYDPDNPAADAYGFVTDVELPNTSQVSSVVRGADGAYQQHYLGAYPELYTDEETPQLMRFGSNAEFFLADGIETYDNGVIKLDALPFGETVVGYVYGGLITNAPHVFRNPVALSSASGEIFEVAVTLLAGDYNRDGLVDAADYTVWRDTLGQQVTPGTGADGSGDGDITAADYAVWRNQFGATLAAAASTTAAPEPAAVLLLGWAAVLGRGRRRG comes from the coding sequence ATGACCCGACCTCTGACAACCGTGTCGCTCTCGGCGGCGCTGCTGCTGGGCGCGCTTGCGGCGCCGCTGACCGCCGCCAACCAGACCGCCACCACCACGCCCGTCATCGTGGGCGGCGCTCCCTACCAGGTGGACCTGCGGCAGTACGACGCCGAGCGGTCGTTCCCCCGGCCCTCGCTGCACTCGTTTGTCGCCGGCGAGCACTCCGGGCAGTGGGTGGTGATCGGCGGGCTGACCAACGGCATGCACGGCTTTGACATCGACAACGACACCATCCCCGAACGCAAGCAGAACGCGGAGGTGTGGGTTATCGACCCGGTCGCCAAGACCTCCTGGAGTCGGAGCCTTGTCCCGGGCGAGGCCAACAGCGGGCTGACCGATCAGCAGCTGCTGACGCTCTACACGGCGAACGCCCAGTTCGAGCAGGTGGGCGACCGCCTGTACATCACCGGCGGCTTCGGCGACGACAGCCTGGTGGACCCCAGCTCGCGCGACACGTTCGACTACCTCACCGCGGTCGACCTGCCCGGCATCGTCGACTGGGCCAAGGGCGGGACCGGCCAGGCGGCCGACCACATCCGCCAGACGCAAGACGACCTGTTCAAGGTCACCGGCGGCGACATGCTCGAGATCGACGGCCAGATGCACCTGGTGTTCGGCCAGGACTTCAACCAGCCGTACAACGGCAACGCGGTCAACGGCGAGTACACCAAGCAGGTCCGCACCTTCACCATCCAGGACGACGGGACCAACCTCGGGTTCACCGCCGGGCAGTCGTCGACGCCCGAGTCCTACTTCCGCCGCCGCGACCTGAACGTGTTCCCCACGGTCCGGCAGGGGGAGGGACAACTGGAGGAGGGGATCACCGTGCTGTCGGGGGTGTTCACCAGCTCGCGCGGCGCGTGGACCGTGCCGGTCGAGATCGACGCCAGCGGCGTCCCCGCCCAGATCGACTACGGCAACAACCCGCTCAACTCCGACGGCTCGCTCGACGCCGACCCGCGCGTGTTCAAGCAGGCGATGAACAACTACCACTCGGCCAAGCTCGGCATGTTCTCCGAGGCGTCCGGCGCCATGCACGAGGTGCTGATGGGCGGCATCACCCTGCAGGAGTACGACCCCGACAACCCCGCCGCCGACGCGTACGGGTTTGTGACCGACGTGGAGCTGCCCAACACCAGCCAGGTGAGCTCGGTGGTGCGCGGCGCCGACGGCGCCTACCAACAGCACTACCTGGGCGCGTACCCCGAGCTCTACACCGACGAGGAGACCCCGCAGCTGATGCGGTTCGGCTCCAACGCGGAGTTCTTCCTGGCCGACGGCATCGAGACCTACGACAACGGCGTGATCAAACTCGACGCCCTGCCCTTCGGCGAGACCGTCGTCGGCTACGTGTACGGGGGCCTGATCACCAACGCGCCGCACGTGTTCCGCAACCCGGTCGCGCTCTCGTCGGCGAGCGGCGAGATCTTCGAGGTGGCGGTGACCCTGCTCGCCGGCGACTACAACCGCGACGGCCTGGTCGACGCCGCCGACTACACCGTCTGGCGGGATACGCTGGGCCAGCAGGTCACGCCCGGCACCGGCGCCGACGGCTCCGGCGACGGCGACATCACCGCCGCAGACTACGCGGTCTGGCGGAATCAGTTCGGCGCCACGCTGGCCGCGGCCGCGTCGACCACGGCCGCGCCCGAGCCCGCGGCCGTGCTGCTGCTGGGCTGGGCCGCTGTCCTGGGCCGCGGTCGCCGCCGCGGCTAG
- a CDS encoding esterase/lipase family protein, with translation MPGAARRVALLLTLALAARGAGAQPVDEGRQRAERQASFDSTPMDFSTPTLGGKQFWADQLVLHDWRIQRNVFTGHSRLLDPRDRRVVSGGFDDCRDRLASIREADGLPAVRPRTVVLLHGLWRSRGAMQKLQERLRENDAWSVISVEYPSTRATVGDHARGLQQVIDNLDGVEQVDFVCHSLGNLVVRRWLTDFYLPSGDDAERPRLGRMVMLGPPNHPPAIARTVIPLDVTRQVYGPSGRELYSGWDKLAPTLAVPPMEFGILAGGNEGGGRNPLIPGDDDLVVSVNETRLAGAADFRVLPVLHTLMMRDPTLHQMTESFLLNGWFESADARQPIGP, from the coding sequence GTGCCGGGAGCCGCGCGCCGTGTCGCCCTGCTGCTGACCCTCGCCCTCGCCGCCCGCGGGGCCGGGGCCCAGCCAGTCGACGAGGGCCGCCAGCGCGCCGAGCGGCAGGCGTCCTTCGACTCGACCCCCATGGACTTCTCGACTCCAACCCTCGGCGGCAAGCAGTTCTGGGCGGACCAGCTCGTGCTGCACGATTGGCGAATCCAGCGGAACGTGTTCACCGGCCACTCGCGGCTGCTGGATCCCCGCGACCGCCGCGTTGTTTCCGGAGGGTTCGATGACTGCCGCGACCGCCTGGCCAGCATCCGTGAGGCCGACGGCCTGCCCGCCGTGCGTCCCCGGACGGTCGTCCTGCTGCACGGGCTGTGGCGTTCGCGCGGCGCGATGCAGAAGCTGCAGGAGCGGCTCCGCGAGAACGACGCCTGGTCCGTCATCTCGGTGGAGTACCCCAGCACCCGCGCAACGGTCGGCGACCACGCCCGCGGGCTGCAGCAGGTGATCGACAACCTGGATGGCGTCGAGCAGGTCGACTTCGTGTGCCACAGCCTCGGCAACCTGGTGGTGCGGCGGTGGCTCACCGACTTCTACCTGCCATCTGGCGACGACGCCGAACGGCCGCGGCTCGGCCGGATGGTGATGCTCGGGCCGCCCAACCACCCGCCCGCCATCGCCCGCACCGTGATCCCGCTGGACGTCACGCGCCAGGTCTACGGTCCCTCCGGGCGAGAGCTGTACAGCGGCTGGGACAAGCTGGCCCCCACGCTGGCCGTGCCCCCGATGGAGTTCGGCATCCTGGCCGGCGGCAACGAGGGCGGCGGACGAAACCCGCTGATCCCCGGCGACGACGACTTGGTGGTGTCGGTCAACGAGACCCGCCTGGCCGGCGCCGCCGATTTCCGTGTGCTGCCGGTGCTGCACACGCTGATGATGCGGGACCCGACGCTGCACCAGATGACCGAGTCGTTCCTGCTCAACGGCTGGTTCGAGAGCGCGGACGCCCGGCAGCCAATCGGGCCGTGA
- a CDS encoding alpha/beta hydrolase: MFGAAAAAWHVGGQLLQPHQITMRPPPEDFAVQSVAFDSESGDRLAGWFHQGEPGRGVVVLAHGIRTHRGSSLARARLFGEHGLSSLLFDLRCHGESTGERVTLGWQERHDIRAAVDWAKHRCTGEPVAVVGYSLGGAAAALAAPLEVDAVVLEAVFPTIEAAVGNRTSGKLGIAGPLASWALLAQLEPRTGIAPSDLRPVDAVRRLTCPVMVVGGGRDQQTTPADTRRMFQAAPEPKELVWFDDLGHRNFARWAPEKYRREVVSFVTDCLSRAAADQDARTPAEPSR, from the coding sequence ATGTTTGGCGCCGCGGCCGCCGCCTGGCACGTCGGCGGGCAACTGCTGCAGCCGCACCAAATCACCATGCGGCCCCCGCCCGAGGACTTTGCGGTCCAGTCGGTCGCGTTCGACAGCGAGTCGGGCGACCGGCTCGCCGGGTGGTTCCACCAGGGCGAGCCGGGACGCGGCGTGGTGGTGCTGGCGCACGGCATCCGCACGCACCGCGGGTCGTCGTTGGCGAGGGCGAGGCTGTTCGGCGAGCACGGGCTCTCGAGCCTGCTGTTCGACCTGCGGTGCCACGGCGAGAGCACCGGCGAGCGGGTCACGCTCGGCTGGCAAGAACGGCACGACATCCGCGCCGCGGTCGACTGGGCCAAGCACCGCTGCACGGGCGAGCCGGTGGCCGTGGTGGGCTACTCGCTGGGCGGAGCAGCCGCCGCCCTGGCGGCGCCGCTTGAGGTGGACGCGGTGGTGCTCGAGGCGGTGTTCCCAACCATCGAGGCAGCGGTCGGCAACCGCACGAGCGGGAAACTGGGGATCGCAGGCCCGCTGGCTAGCTGGGCGCTGCTGGCCCAACTGGAGCCGCGGACCGGCATCGCGCCGTCAGACCTGCGGCCGGTGGACGCGGTCCGGCGGCTCACCTGCCCGGTCATGGTGGTCGGCGGCGGCCGCGACCAGCAGACCACGCCCGCGGATACGCGGCGGATGTTCCAAGCGGCCCCCGAGCCTAAAGAGCTGGTGTGGTTTGACGATCTCGGCCACCGCAACTTCGCCCGCTGGGCGCCGGAGAAGTACCGGCGGGAGGTGGTCTCGTTCGTCACAGACTGCCTAAGCCGGGCTGCGGCGGACCAAGATGCGCGTACGCCCGCGGAGCCCAGCCGGTAA
- a CDS encoding carboxypeptidase-like regulatory domain-containing protein encodes MPSSLPSRFLALTLVLVMAAPPAASAAETITLRSGATLHGVASMDGDIVVVTIGESEVRVPLELIASIATAPPAAAAHRAAVGRSVADPAARATELLLVALEGKLHDPGSGSSLGLLTEAHQLSPADPRIAYWYASELLDRGHGRAASDVLEKSREAIADAYPALSRTLSERVERRLSFEELPAALVERVDAINAAAPTPRPDAARETPMHAYFRVVDQSGKPLGRDGFRVSVSGSDEVLEEFPHGYYLFRYNRGSGSRPYPCKLSLQGADLKPGEHEFFADPWSVKDAGTFTAARFTAEDRRELSVRVTDAQGRPVAGASVSARRLNVSSADSQQQVTNDDGAATLKVYPGAYSVQATGSGFRPGNQQVEVSAGRAATATIKLHQAITALLRIDWRNQATDDNPGAVSGQEEVVLDEGAQPRVPPHLQWIGLTQVDDKLALTVGNRMYGYGRPGPSPTWIRVVPPADDAPDATPAERYQSIELEDIHSWQGKGRQPKSLSPRGYPNNALASYQVSPGDVLVGVTAWRDPTNGQFYERSFKAIVAESE; translated from the coding sequence ATGCCCTCCTCGCTCCCCTCCCGTTTCCTCGCGCTTACGCTGGTCCTCGTGATGGCTGCGCCGCCCGCGGCGTCCGCGGCCGAAACCATCACCCTCCGCTCCGGCGCCACGCTGCACGGAGTGGCCAGCATGGACGGCGACATCGTGGTGGTCACGATCGGCGAGTCGGAGGTGCGCGTCCCGCTGGAGCTGATCGCGTCGATCGCCACCGCCCCGCCCGCGGCCGCCGCCCACCGCGCAGCGGTTGGCCGGTCGGTCGCCGACCCCGCAGCCCGGGCGACCGAGCTGCTGCTGGTCGCGTTGGAGGGCAAACTGCACGACCCGGGGTCCGGCTCGTCGCTAGGGCTGCTGACCGAGGCCCACCAGCTCTCGCCCGCCGACCCGCGGATCGCCTACTGGTACGCGTCCGAGTTGCTCGACCGCGGTCACGGCCGGGCCGCCAGCGACGTGCTCGAGAAGAGCCGCGAGGCGATCGCCGACGCCTACCCCGCACTCTCGCGCACGCTCTCCGAGCGGGTCGAGCGGCGGCTGTCGTTCGAGGAGCTGCCCGCCGCGCTGGTGGAACGCGTCGACGCGATCAACGCCGCGGCCCCAACCCCGCGGCCCGACGCCGCCCGCGAGACGCCGATGCACGCCTACTTCCGCGTCGTCGATCAGTCGGGCAAGCCGCTCGGTCGGGACGGGTTCCGGGTGTCGGTCAGCGGCAGCGACGAGGTGCTCGAGGAGTTCCCCCACGGCTACTACCTGTTCCGCTACAACCGCGGCTCAGGCAGCCGCCCGTACCCGTGCAAGCTCTCGCTGCAGGGCGCCGACCTGAAGCCGGGTGAGCACGAATTCTTCGCCGACCCCTGGTCGGTGAAGGACGCCGGCACATTCACCGCCGCCCGCTTCACCGCCGAGGACCGCCGCGAGCTGTCGGTCCGCGTCACCGACGCCCAGGGGCGGCCCGTCGCCGGCGCTTCGGTTTCGGCCCGGCGGCTCAACGTCAGCTCCGCCGATTCACAGCAGCAGGTCACCAACGACGACGGCGCCGCGACCCTAAAGGTCTACCCCGGCGCGTACTCGGTCCAAGCAACGGGCTCCGGGTTCCGACCGGGCAACCAGCAGGTGGAGGTAAGCGCCGGCCGCGCGGCCACCGCGACCATCAAGCTGCACCAGGCGATCACCGCGCTGCTCCGCATCGACTGGCGGAACCAGGCCACCGACGACAACCCAGGCGCGGTCTCTGGGCAGGAGGAGGTGGTCCTCGACGAGGGCGCACAACCGCGTGTGCCTCCGCACCTGCAGTGGATCGGCCTGACGCAGGTCGACGACAAGCTGGCGCTGACCGTCGGCAACCGGATGTACGGGTACGGCCGCCCCGGACCGTCACCAACCTGGATCCGGGTCGTCCCGCCCGCCGATGACGCTCCCGACGCGACCCCGGCTGAACGCTACCAGTCGATCGAGCTAGAGGACATCCACTCCTGGCAGGGCAAGGGCCGGCAGCCGAAGTCGCTCTCGCCGCGCGGCTACCCCAACAACGCGTTGGCGAGCTACCAGGTCAGCCCAGGCGACGTGCTGGTCGGCGTGACCGCCTGGCGCGACCCTACCAACGGCCAGTTCTACGAGCGGAGCTTCAAGGCGATCGTCGCGGAGAGCGAGTGA